The following are encoded in a window of Peromyscus leucopus breed LL Stock chromosome X, UCI_PerLeu_2.1, whole genome shotgun sequence genomic DNA:
- the LOC114683077 gene encoding LOW QUALITY PROTEIN: high mobility group protein B2-like (The sequence of the model RefSeq protein was modified relative to this genomic sequence to represent the inferred CDS: inserted 1 base in 1 codon) has product MGKGDPNKPRGKMSSYAFFVQTCREEHKKKHPDSSVNFAEFSKKCSERWKTMSAKEKSKFEDLAKSDKTRYDREMKTYVPPKGDKTGKKKDPNAPKRPPSAFFLFCSEHRPKIKSEHPGLSIGDXCKKLGEMWSEQSAKDKQPYEQKAAKLKEKYEKNIAAYRAKGKSEAGKKGPGRPTGSKKKNEPEDEEVEEEEEDEDDDDDEDEE; this is encoded by the exons ATGGGCAAGGGAGACCCCAACAAGCCGCGGGGCAAGATGTCCTCGTATGCCTTCTTCGTGCAGACCTGCCGGGAGGAGCACAAGAAGAAGCACCCGGACTCGTCGGTCAACTTTGCCGAGTTCTCCAAGAAGTGCTCCGAGAGATGGAAGACCATGTCTGCAAAGGAAAAGTCGAAGTTCGAAGATTTGGCCAAGAGCGACAAAACTCGTTATGACAGGGAGATGAAGACTTATGTTCCTCCCAAAGGTgataagacaggaaagaaaaaggatcCTAATGCTCCAAAAAGACCGCCgtctgccttcttcctgttttgCTCTGAACATCGCCCAAAGATCAAAAGTGAACACCCAGGCCTGTCTATTGGAG ACTGCAAAAAATTGGGTGAGATGTGGTCTGAACAGTCTGCCAAAGATAAACAACCCTATGAGCAGAAAGCAGCTAAACTAAAGGAGAAGTATGAAAAGAATATTGCTGCATACCGTGCCAAGGGTAAAAGTGAAGCAGGAAAGAAGGGTCCTGGTAGGCCAACAGGCTCAAAGAAGAAGAATGAACCAGAAGATgaggaagtagaggaggaggaggaagacgaagatgatgatgatgatgaggatgaagAATAA